From a single Vallitalea longa genomic region:
- a CDS encoding B12-binding domain-containing radical SAM protein, with protein sequence MQELVLTYMNCYNGYVSGAEYQLDCGYIGSYLLKNHVKVLQYIHKNPNRYMEMVKELNEFDCEKYLFYINEYNYYVSKVIINRLREVKPYCLIMIAGPSAEYIGKNHMSQIQVDVCITDEAPYIILQILKGLPYKDIPNLIYRETSNLIMTCKKDYGNQLDSLSFPYSSGFIPVSEIQNVGMLTSSGCYGNCLFCSYKLKGKIFKLHTIDGIIDELKFISKFVKGKDININFLDDCFSVNPERTYELCERLIENKLIFRYWCCTRADLLNEELVSLMAKCNFKEMVIGLETASPRILKALGKLQDTQDPNNYIKHLQHMYNVAMAKGINPYLSINFGLPYEDRIEANQSIEYIKQHNLEKNSSICYMTAFPESKIFDASEKYNVIKEPSPVIMPYRTYYKQYMEEVYYKLTKLGIDTNRVKKVKRNVIDVLAGTFNGKQQEKGISNVFVTHNDISKECIHKWLNINGTVYIETEKLHMKKDYYTDNRKNLKRTVREYDENLERAYEDNIFLPNQIFYFKKNNRIYLQYNDNYTKIPISIPIRELTDKEDYKQLANEAEQYHKTRRIKIKNIGLGIIENACRFTHECSVNQLKRVEISDDNLYCCGNTVPIGTTMLSYHQVLNNIHQLLKSTNQNNKCNTNIPSNSQKFCSCLFVPTCFDKKEFRDYMIEFYYIGEYVKFINEFQKKYNIDEYNEEDILLVKENKQFIVIN encoded by the coding sequence ATGCAGGAATTAGTATTAACTTATATGAATTGCTATAACGGATACGTAAGTGGCGCAGAATACCAACTTGATTGTGGATACATAGGAAGTTATCTTCTTAAAAACCATGTAAAAGTACTACAATATATTCATAAAAATCCCAATAGATATATGGAAATGGTTAAGGAATTAAATGAATTTGATTGTGAAAAATATTTATTTTATATTAATGAATATAATTACTATGTATCTAAGGTAATAATTAATAGGTTGAGAGAAGTAAAGCCTTATTGCCTAATAATGATTGCTGGTCCGTCAGCCGAATATATTGGCAAGAATCATATGTCTCAAATACAAGTAGATGTTTGTATAACAGATGAAGCACCATATATCATTTTGCAAATACTTAAAGGATTACCGTATAAAGACATTCCAAATCTCATTTATAGAGAAACTAGTAATTTGATAATGACTTGTAAAAAAGACTATGGTAATCAATTAGATTCATTATCTTTTCCTTATAGTTCAGGATTCATACCAGTTTCAGAAATACAAAATGTTGGAATGTTGACTTCTAGTGGTTGCTATGGAAATTGTTTGTTCTGTTCCTATAAATTAAAAGGTAAAATATTTAAGTTACATACCATAGATGGGATTATTGATGAATTAAAATTTATCAGTAAATTTGTTAAGGGAAAGGATATTAATATTAATTTCTTAGATGATTGTTTTTCTGTTAATCCAGAAAGGACTTATGAACTTTGTGAAAGACTTATAGAGAATAAGTTGATCTTTAGATATTGGTGTTGTACCAGAGCAGATTTACTTAATGAAGAACTAGTGTCATTAATGGCGAAGTGTAATTTCAAGGAAATGGTTATCGGTCTAGAGACAGCTTCACCTAGAATACTTAAGGCATTAGGAAAATTACAAGATACACAAGATCCTAATAATTATATCAAACATCTTCAACACATGTATAATGTGGCTATGGCAAAAGGCATTAATCCGTATCTAAGTATTAACTTTGGATTGCCATATGAAGATAGAATAGAGGCAAATCAATCTATAGAATATATAAAGCAGCATAATTTAGAGAAGAATTCAAGTATATGCTATATGACAGCTTTTCCAGAAAGTAAGATATTTGATGCTAGCGAAAAGTATAATGTGATAAAAGAACCATCACCAGTGATTATGCCATATAGAACTTATTATAAACAATACATGGAAGAAGTGTACTATAAGTTAACTAAATTAGGTATAGACACGAATAGAGTTAAAAAAGTTAAAAGAAATGTAATTGATGTGTTGGCTGGAACTTTTAATGGTAAACAGCAGGAAAAAGGCATTTCTAATGTATTTGTAACACATAATGATATATCAAAGGAATGTATACATAAATGGTTGAACATAAATGGAACAGTGTATATTGAAACAGAAAAATTACACATGAAAAAGGATTATTATACAGACAATCGAAAAAATCTAAAGAGAACCGTTAGAGAGTATGATGAAAATCTAGAAAGAGCTTATGAAGATAATATATTTTTACCCAACCAAATATTCTATTTTAAAAAAAACAATCGTATTTATTTACAATATAATGATAATTACACAAAAATTCCAATTAGTATTCCAATTAGAGAGTTAACTGATAAAGAAGACTATAAACAGTTAGCTAATGAAGCTGAACAGTATCATAAAACGAGGAGGATAAAAATAAAAAATATTGGGTTAGGAATAATAGAAAATGCTTGTAGATTTACTCATGAATGTAGTGTAAATCAGTTGAAAAGAGTTGAAATTTCAGATGACAATTTATACTGTTGTGGAAATACAGTACCTATAGGTACAACAATGTTATCCTATCACCAAGTATTAAACAATATTCATCAGTTGTTAAAATCGACAAATCAAAATAATAAGTGTAATACCAATATACCTAGTAATTCACAGAAATTCTGTTCATGTTTATTTGTACCTACATGTTTTGACAAAAAAGAATTTAGGGATTATATGATAGAGTTTTATTATATAGGAGAATACGTTAAATTTATAAACGAATTTCAAAAGAAATATAATATAGACGAATATAATGAAGAAGATATATTACTTGTAAAGGAAAACAAACAATTTATTGTAATTAACTAG
- a CDS encoding aspartate aminotransferase family protein, giving the protein MNNLNLRKIMEEKEINTYNIWHPFSNLQKNYFNQLVINEGEGIYVYDNNKKCYIDACSGLWNMSLGYNNTRINNYIKKQLDKLPFCSLFEHTNSTVVLAANKILDLLPRYMNKLMFTCSGSESNDLAIKCIREYWHILGQPNKNTIISFNKSYHGTYYGSMSISGITQRENKGYNPLLSQIVMKEVPSDLYSNEDNKVYMQKLVSYIEEYHHQIAGIIIEPILTSSGMEIVPCEYINEINELCQKYNILVATDEVALGFYRTGKAFYFYNTQLKPDLVCMAKGINAGYLPLGAVAFSDKVIEVYKNNKSFLSHGSTQAGNLLACSAVIGALEEYKEQNIQRNVENVSTYLLKQLKEKLVYHSNVKSVRGVGLLISIDLVNASDHDKTLEEVRIAHIQNVLAEEGLLVYRSMIGLLLFPILTITIEEADKITKIIENVFHNYIF; this is encoded by the coding sequence ATGAATAACTTAAACCTTAGAAAGATTATGGAAGAAAAAGAGATTAATACCTATAATATATGGCATCCATTTTCTAATCTACAAAAAAATTACTTCAATCAATTAGTTATTAATGAAGGAGAGGGCATCTATGTATATGATAATAACAAAAAATGCTATATAGATGCTTGTAGCGGATTATGGAATATGTCTTTAGGATACAATAATACAAGAATAAACAACTATATAAAAAAACAATTAGATAAGTTACCTTTTTGTTCTTTGTTTGAACATACTAATTCTACAGTAGTATTAGCTGCTAATAAAATTCTTGATTTGTTACCTAGGTATATGAATAAACTCATGTTTACATGTTCAGGTTCAGAAAGTAATGACCTTGCTATAAAATGTATACGAGAGTATTGGCATATATTGGGGCAACCTAATAAAAATACTATTATTAGTTTTAATAAATCTTATCATGGTACTTATTATGGAAGCATGAGTATAAGTGGAATTACTCAGAGAGAGAATAAGGGATATAACCCACTACTATCTCAAATAGTTATGAAAGAAGTTCCAAGTGATCTCTATTCAAATGAAGATAATAAGGTTTATATGCAAAAATTGGTAAGTTACATAGAAGAGTATCATCACCAAATAGCTGGTATTATAATAGAACCTATTTTAACTTCCAGTGGTATGGAAATAGTACCCTGTGAGTATATAAATGAGATAAATGAGCTTTGTCAAAAATATAATATATTAGTTGCTACGGATGAAGTGGCACTAGGATTTTATCGGACTGGAAAGGCATTTTATTTTTATAATACTCAATTGAAACCAGATCTAGTATGCATGGCAAAAGGTATTAATGCAGGGTATCTTCCGTTAGGAGCAGTAGCCTTTAGTGATAAAGTAATAGAGGTTTATAAAAATAATAAATCTTTTCTATCACATGGATCAACTCAAGCAGGAAATCTATTGGCCTGTTCGGCAGTTATTGGGGCATTAGAGGAATATAAAGAACAAAACATACAAAGAAATGTAGAAAATGTGAGCACATACTTGTTAAAACAACTGAAGGAAAAACTTGTCTATCATAGTAATGTAAAATCTGTAAGGGGTGTTGGCTTGCTTATTTCCATTGATCTAGTAAATGCATCTGATCATGACAAAACTTTAGAGGAAGTCAGAATAGCACATATCCAAAATGTTTTGGCTGAAGAAGGATTACTGGTATATCGTTCTATGATAGGATTATTATTATTTCCTATATTAACTATAACTATAGAAGAAGCAGATAAAATAACTAAGATTATAGAAAATGTGTTTCATAATTATATCTTCTAA
- a CDS encoding radical SAM/SPASM domain-containing protein: MLDYSKNYYLDKDFELNVRDDKYLLIDFDNVNWFRTNKTGLEILNGCKKPNNFQTVLEHIAKDYGFTVDFLKEQFESFIEFAIDKQVIIEEGKEKQKFITKELQYPNTIWIHVSNQCNLSCPFCYSNATPEGIKTLNPDDILKFLEPSPKEQRKRAIISGGEPFLYKKLPELVKGLKEMGFKVTVISNGTVGSKMYPEVLPYIDLLQVSVDGTTKEINDLTRGKGSFDKTIENIKYAKSLDVKDMYISFTATKYNIEDIMNFPEFMYIHDIGHLHVTRLLPVGRGETNKEDISPDNDKYTKYIKEFKDNIQYVNQKIYQKRETEEIFLDDEDKTKFRSVTFASDQLKKVKNRNKVTGCGAGDATISIGYDGNVYPCTSLSDTDNIIGNIYTDKIDTVIKRGQEVAKHLSVHNLPECNQCKYKYFCGGGCRACAKYADNILGHDPDCNYYKKSIMEYMWLYHSS; encoded by the coding sequence ATGTTGGATTATAGCAAGAATTATTACTTAGATAAAGATTTTGAATTAAATGTTAGAGATGATAAATATTTATTGATTGATTTTGATAATGTTAACTGGTTTAGAACTAATAAAACAGGGTTGGAGATATTGAATGGTTGTAAAAAACCTAATAACTTTCAAACAGTTTTAGAGCATATAGCAAAAGATTATGGATTTACAGTAGATTTCCTGAAAGAGCAATTTGAATCATTTATTGAATTCGCAATAGATAAACAAGTAATTATTGAAGAAGGTAAGGAAAAACAAAAGTTCATAACTAAAGAATTGCAATATCCTAATACCATATGGATACATGTATCTAACCAATGTAATTTATCATGTCCATTTTGTTATTCAAATGCTACACCAGAAGGTATTAAAACTTTGAATCCAGATGATATTCTGAAATTTTTGGAACCATCTCCAAAAGAACAAAGGAAACGAGCTATTATTAGTGGTGGAGAACCATTTTTGTATAAGAAATTACCTGAATTAGTGAAAGGGCTAAAAGAGATGGGATTCAAAGTAACAGTAATCTCTAATGGTACAGTAGGAAGTAAAATGTATCCCGAGGTACTTCCATATATTGATCTATTACAGGTATCTGTAGATGGTACTACAAAAGAAATAAATGATCTTACAAGGGGTAAAGGTTCATTTGATAAAACTATAGAAAATATTAAATATGCGAAATCGTTAGATGTTAAAGATATGTATATTTCATTTACAGCTACTAAATATAATATAGAAGATATTATGAATTTCCCAGAGTTTATGTATATACATGATATTGGACATTTACACGTAACTAGATTATTACCAGTAGGAAGAGGAGAAACGAATAAGGAAGATATATCACCCGATAATGATAAGTATACTAAATACATAAAAGAATTTAAAGATAATATACAATATGTTAATCAAAAGATATACCAAAAAAGAGAAACAGAAGAAATATTCTTAGATGATGAGGATAAGACAAAATTTCGTTCCGTTACTTTCGCATCAGACCAACTAAAGAAAGTAAAAAATAGAAATAAAGTAACAGGTTGTGGAGCAGGAGATGCTACCATCAGTATTGGTTATGATGGAAATGTATATCCATGTACATCGCTTTCTGATACCGATAACATAATAGGAAACATTTATACTGATAAAATAGATACAGTAATCAAAAGGGGTCAAGAAGTTGCAAAACATCTGAGCGTACATAACTTACCAGAATGCAATCAATGTAAATATAAATACTTTTGTGGTGGAGGTTGTAGAGCATGTGCGAAATATGCAGATAATATATTAGGACATGACCCTGATTGTAATTATTATAAAAAATCTATTATGGAGTATATGTGGTTATATCACTCTAGTTAG
- a CDS encoding B12-binding domain-containing radical SAM protein has product MSKVMLLQLPILNYIQKDFVDVEEAYNPSLGLLALGTYLQLNGHEPIIIDMCYERIVVAKLLKIIRVQQPMIVGISMYTENFNHAMTLSKIIKEQFPEIKILLGGAHPTLQPLECMESENIDFVIMKEGESTLVELIEAVSSNEVAIKYEEIKGLVFKRNGKIIKNNYRKNICNLDLLPLLNRTLVKIERYNGIVNIYTSRGCPGKCIYCSATALSGATYRTRSEDSVLLEMVLIKYMLQDRLTKIYIVDDTFTAIPNRISCFTELMKEYDVHIYWQCESRIDVMSNELLKKMHEAGCIAIQYGIESGSQQVLNSIKKGINLDEAKKIIECSHQNKIITCLSFMIGHHCDTKETMWQTAYFIEELYNKYRSELALSFNTPFPGTYQYTHRDKLGMRLVTNKYNKYTLLEPIVETDNFNTDDQRDIFCYVSKYIGHHERMSKIGG; this is encoded by the coding sequence ATGAGTAAAGTCATGTTGCTTCAACTACCTATACTTAATTATATTCAAAAGGACTTTGTAGATGTTGAAGAAGCATACAACCCATCATTAGGATTATTAGCATTAGGTACATATTTGCAGTTGAATGGTCATGAACCAATTATTATTGATATGTGTTACGAAAGAATTGTCGTAGCCAAATTGTTAAAAATAATAAGAGTTCAACAACCAATGATTGTAGGAATATCAATGTATACTGAGAACTTTAATCATGCTATGACACTTAGTAAAATTATTAAAGAACAGTTTCCAGAGATTAAGATATTACTAGGAGGAGCTCATCCTACACTACAGCCACTTGAATGTATGGAGAGTGAGAATATAGACTTTGTTATTATGAAAGAAGGTGAATCTACATTAGTAGAACTAATAGAGGCTGTAAGTAGTAATGAAGTAGCAATAAAATATGAAGAAATAAAAGGATTAGTATTTAAAAGAAATGGTAAGATCATTAAAAATAATTATAGAAAAAACATATGTAATCTTGATCTATTACCATTATTAAATCGCACTTTAGTTAAAATTGAAAGATATAATGGCATTGTTAACATATATACAAGTAGAGGCTGTCCTGGAAAATGCATTTACTGTTCAGCAACAGCACTTTCAGGAGCAACATATAGAACCAGAAGTGAAGATTCAGTATTATTAGAGATGGTGCTAATAAAATATATGTTACAAGATAGATTAACTAAGATATATATTGTAGATGATACTTTCACTGCAATTCCCAATAGAATTAGCTGTTTTACAGAGCTGATGAAAGAATATGATGTACATATATACTGGCAGTGCGAGTCAAGAATTGATGTCATGAGTAATGAGTTACTAAAAAAAATGCATGAAGCGGGATGTATAGCTATACAATATGGGATAGAAAGTGGTAGTCAACAAGTATTGAATAGTATAAAGAAGGGTATTAACTTAGATGAAGCTAAAAAAATTATAGAATGTTCACATCAAAATAAGATAATTACTTGCTTATCTTTTATGATAGGACATCATTGCGATACAAAAGAAACTATGTGGCAAACAGCTTACTTCATTGAAGAATTATATAATAAATATCGTTCAGAATTGGCTTTATCTTTTAATACACCATTTCCAGGTACATACCAATATACACATAGAGATAAATTAGGTATGAGATTAGTGACAAACAAGTATAATAAATATACACTTTTAGAACCAATTGTAGAAACGGATAATTTTAATACAGATGATCAGAGAGATATATTTTGCTATGTAAGTAAATATATAGGTCATCATGAAAGAATGAGTAAGATTGGAGGATAA
- a CDS encoding PqqD family protein, whose protein sequence is MNLEKIPQSKTLNWQVKGGYVLINALSGKLMMNETSSLIWRKIDGSLSIQEIIEEIFQEYKKDNTIKYIEEIVCEAIQDFIDKGLLILKEEDDLDGWLQYE, encoded by the coding sequence ATGAATTTAGAAAAAATACCACAATCAAAAACATTAAATTGGCAAGTAAAAGGTGGATATGTACTAATTAATGCTTTAAGTGGTAAGTTAATGATGAATGAAACATCCAGTTTAATATGGAGAAAGATAGACGGTAGTTTATCTATTCAGGAAATAATTGAGGAAATTTTTCAAGAATATAAAAAAGATAATACTATAAAATACATTGAAGAGATTGTTTGTGAGGCTATTCAAGATTTTATAGATAAAGGATTATTAATTTTAAAAGAAGAAGATGACTTAGATGGGTGGCTTCAATATGAGTAA
- a CDS encoding CPBP family intramembrane glutamic endopeptidase: MELSSNNKKEVNDRKTNIINIIACTFIIVLPVIYTDIFRILPLLSALTITYIVIEKQYTTNYIIKNRFSNLMLFTASTFIIYIIYYMIGVGKWTNGLVINKEIILMPTYTMIFVYLLPIGWFLKQDREGLKRAFSLNKETLKYIIILLVVYLFHSLSRISVYMTKYSDITTNNAIHMIIQAFFVAALAEELFFRGYLYNVLKRITNVRKSQIITTIIFTFSHFNLLFKAIDNGFTFNIFCNYVAIIMLGIVTVHLYEKSRSLLPCIILHGLNNEGLKYLIILIINVA, encoded by the coding sequence TTGGAGCTATCAAGTAACAATAAAAAAGAGGTGAATGATAGGAAAACTAACATTATCAACATTATAGCATGTACATTCATTATTGTATTACCAGTTATTTACACTGATATTTTTAGGATATTACCGTTACTGTCAGCATTAACAATTACATATATAGTAATAGAAAAGCAATATACCACTAATTATATAATAAAAAATAGATTTAGTAATCTGATGTTGTTTACTGCTTCAACATTTATTATATATATAATTTATTACATGATAGGAGTTGGAAAGTGGACTAATGGATTAGTCATTAATAAGGAAATTATATTAATGCCCACCTATACAATGATTTTTGTATATTTATTACCTATAGGATGGTTTTTGAAGCAGGATAGGGAAGGACTTAAAAGGGCGTTCAGTCTCAATAAAGAAACATTAAAATATATAATAATCTTATTAGTGGTTTATCTATTTCATAGTTTGTCAAGGATTTCAGTGTATATGACAAAATATAGTGACATTACAACTAATAATGCTATACATATGATAATACAAGCATTTTTTGTGGCTGCACTTGCAGAAGAATTATTTTTTAGAGGATATCTCTATAATGTATTAAAGAGAATTACCAATGTTAGGAAGTCTCAAATAATTACAACTATAATATTTACTTTTTCACATTTTAATTTGCTTTTTAAAGCTATTGATAATGGGTTTACATTTAATATCTTTTGTAACTATGTAGCTATTATTATGTTAGGAATTGTTACAGTCCATTTGTATGAAAAAAGTAGAAGTCTATTACCATGTATAATTTTACATGGATTGAATAATGAAGGATTAAAATATTTAATCATTCTAATCATTAATGTAGCTTAA
- a CDS encoding ABC transporter ATP-binding protein: MDKIKKYLIYAKPYYKYYVIILYLIVLGSVISLVYSIVIKVVIDNVLIKQEYYLLGTIALMLVISQLISTIINYSNGMFNTFINQKISITIKQKLVDYIQKIKLNDINIINTGDLTSRTKNDINTITQFLTTSIITIITNISNLIVYFFVMFYIDKKLTLIALFFGIIQLYISKKFSSKIKTNRLNLRKKDAEHLSYLTHLFTNLKFYKSFNKIKYNNSKYIKLLKNIKVLKFKEFFIRYLYGTSISYISFLGSITILGLGIYEISQGKMSVGTLFVFDGLTEKFYQYANSMVDFNIEFQNACVSIERIDTVFQLKMEDYDEPSIQPSIQYTESESNAETNLQENYIQCKEDNRGLISISNMSFNYGKKTILNDISLVLNSKKTYIIVGPSGQGKTTIASLLTKFQEPIKGNIRYHNMDIKTLSVNKLRERITYIIQESVILNDTIRENLLLGNENVDAEKFSRVCKICHIEDFVNNLKDRYETLIGEKGIQLSEGEKQRISIARGLFRNSEIYIFDEITSNLDKRLAIDIIRGIQMELSNKIKIYITHDISLLADKGEIIILNNAEIEDIGLHETLLKKNKFYQHIYLKGDKQIV; this comes from the coding sequence GTGGATAAGATAAAGAAGTACTTGATATATGCTAAACCTTATTACAAATATTATGTTATTATATTATATCTTATTGTGCTAGGTTCTGTCATTAGTTTAGTATATTCAATAGTAATAAAAGTAGTTATTGATAATGTGCTTATAAAACAGGAGTACTATTTATTAGGTACGATTGCTTTAATGCTGGTAATCAGTCAGTTAATAAGCACTATAATCAATTATAGTAATGGTATGTTTAATACTTTCATTAATCAAAAAATATCAATTACAATCAAACAAAAGTTAGTTGATTACATTCAGAAAATAAAATTAAATGATATTAATATTATTAATACAGGTGATCTTACTAGTAGAACAAAAAATGATATAAATACTATCACACAATTCTTAACAACATCAATTATCACGATAATAACTAATATTTCTAATTTGATCGTCTATTTTTTTGTAATGTTTTATATAGATAAGAAATTAACACTGATAGCTTTATTTTTTGGAATCATTCAATTGTACATATCCAAAAAATTTTCTAGTAAAATTAAAACCAATAGACTAAATCTTAGGAAAAAAGATGCAGAGCATTTGAGCTATTTAACACATTTATTTACTAATCTTAAATTTTATAAAAGCTTTAATAAAATAAAATATAATAATAGTAAATATATTAAATTATTAAAAAACATTAAAGTATTAAAATTTAAAGAGTTTTTTATACGTTATTTATACGGTACAAGCATATCTTATATTTCTTTTTTAGGCTCTATTACTATATTAGGACTAGGAATTTATGAAATAAGTCAGGGGAAAATGTCGGTAGGTACACTCTTTGTATTTGATGGACTGACAGAAAAATTCTATCAATATGCTAACAGTATGGTGGATTTCAATATTGAATTTCAAAATGCATGTGTGTCAATAGAAAGAATTGATACTGTATTCCAATTAAAAATGGAAGACTATGATGAACCAAGTATACAACCAAGTATACAATATACAGAAAGCGAATCAAATGCGGAAACCAATTTGCAAGAAAACTATATTCAATGTAAAGAAGATAATAGAGGACTAATATCAATTTCCAATATGTCATTTAATTATGGTAAAAAGACAATATTGAATGATATTTCATTAGTGTTGAATTCTAAAAAAACTTACATAATTGTTGGACCAAGTGGTCAGGGAAAGACTACTATTGCTAGTCTATTAACTAAATTTCAAGAGCCAATTAAGGGGAATATCAGATATCATAACATGGATATCAAAACATTAAGTGTTAATAAGCTAAGGGAGAGAATTACTTATATTATCCAAGAAAGTGTAATCCTCAATGATACCATAAGAGAAAACTTATTATTAGGTAATGAAAATGTAGATGCTGAAAAATTCTCAAGAGTTTGTAAAATTTGTCATATAGAGGATTTCGTGAACAATTTAAAAGATAGGTATGAAACGTTAATAGGAGAGAAAGGTATTCAATTATCAGAGGGTGAAAAACAAAGAATATCCATAGCAAGAGGATTGTTTAGAAACTCAGAAATCTATATATTTGATGAAATAACAAGTAATCTCGATAAACGATTAGCTATCGATATAATACGAGGTATACAGATGGAATTAAGTAATAAGATAAAGATATATATTACACATGACATTAGTCTATTAGCTGACAAGGGAGAGATTATTATTCTGAATAATGCAGAGATCGAAGATATAGGTCTACATGAAACACTATTAAAAAAGAATAAATTTTATCAACATATCTATTTGAAAGGGGATAAACAAATTGTATAG
- a CDS encoding DUF1667 domain-containing protein: MIEKRKLVCIACPIGCNITVTLENNEVIKVEGNTCKRGEMYAKTECTNPTRILTTTMKVRNGRLPVVSVKSDKPLPKESLLDCMKMVNDVVLEAPMKIGDVAIRDIVEGVNIVLTRDIDKAL, encoded by the coding sequence ATGATCGAGAAAAGAAAATTAGTTTGTATTGCATGTCCTATTGGATGTAATATTACAGTTACTTTAGAAAATAATGAAGTAATAAAGGTTGAAGGAAACACTTGTAAAAGAGGAGAGATGTATGCAAAAACAGAGTGCACTAATCCTACTAGAATATTAACCACTACTATGAAAGTGCGTAATGGCAGACTTCCAGTAGTTTCTGTAAAATCGGATAAACCATTACCCAAAGAATCATTATTAGATTGTATGAAAATGGTAAATGATGTGGTTTTGGAAGCTCCTATGAAGATAGGGGATGTAGCGATTAGAGATATAGTTGAAGGTGTGAATATAGTTCTTACTAGGGATATTGATAAAGCGTTATAG
- a CDS encoding NAD(P)/FAD-dependent oxidoreductase, which yields MNTVDLVVIGGGPAGMAAAIEAYKNGVNDILIIERDNELGGILQQCIHNGFGLHIFKEELTGPEYADRFAKEVGKLGITFKLKTMVLNISEDKVVTVVNSTDGLLNIKAKAIVLAMGCRERTRGALNIPGLRPAGIYTAGAAQRFVNMEGYMPGKEVVILGSGDIGLIMARRMTLEGAKVKMVCELLPYSGGLTRNIVQCLNDYDIPLKLSYTVVNIHGKERLEGITIAQVDENRRPIEDTYEYVKCDTLLLSVGLIPENELSRDLGIKMDRVTSGPVVTESMETSVEGVFACGNVVHVHDLVDFVTAESRLAGRCAARYIKGNNKVNNECTIKTVAGNEIRYVVPHLINKELVQDENKLYFRVVDVKKKVNIVLKSKDKVIYSKKRPKVAPGEMESIQLTSKILDAMADGEDLVVMLENQ from the coding sequence ATGAACACAGTTGATTTAGTTGTTATTGGTGGAGGACCAGCAGGAATGGCTGCTGCTATTGAAGCATATAAAAATGGTGTTAATGATATTTTGATTATTGAAAGAGATAATGAGCTAGGAGGAATTTTACAGCAATGTATTCATAATGGTTTTGGGCTTCATATTTTCAAAGAAGAATTGACGGGACCTGAATATGCAGATAGATTTGCGAAAGAAGTAGGAAAATTAGGAATTACATTTAAATTGAAAACTATGGTATTGAATATAAGTGAAGATAAAGTTGTTACTGTTGTCAACTCTACTGATGGATTGCTTAATATTAAGGCAAAAGCAATTGTTCTTGCTATGGGATGTAGAGAAAGGACAAGAGGAGCACTTAACATTCCTGGTCTCAGACCAGCAGGTATCTATACAGCAGGTGCAGCTCAAAGATTTGTTAATATGGAAGGCTATATGCCAGGTAAAGAAGTAGTAATCTTAGGTTCTGGAGATATAGGACTTATCATGGCTAGGAGAATGACTTTAGAAGGAGCTAAAGTTAAAATGGTATGCGAGTTATTACCATATTCTGGAGGGCTTACAAGAAATATCGTACAATGTCTTAATGACTATGATATTCCTTTGAAACTAAGTTATACAGTTGTAAATATTCATGGAAAAGAACGTTTAGAGGGAATTACTATTGCACAGGTTGATGAAAACAGGAGACCTATAGAAGATACTTATGAATATGTTAAATGTGATACTTTATTGTTATCAGTTGGACTTATCCCAGAGAATGAACTTTCTCGTGATTTGGGTATTAAGATGGATAGAGTAACTTCTGGTCCTGTTGTCACAGAGTCGATGGAGACTTCTGTAGAAGGAGTATTTGCTTGTGGTAATGTTGTTCATGTGCATGATTTGGTAGATTTTGTTACTGCCGAGAGCAGGCTGGCTGGACGTTGCGCTGCTAGATACATTAAAGGAAATAATAAGGTGAACAATGAATGTACAATTAAAACAGTTGCAGGTAATGAAATTAGATACGTAGTTCCTCATTTAATTAATAAAGAATTAGTTCAAGATGAGAATAAACTTTATTTTAGGGTAGTTGATGTTAAGAAGAAAGTCAATATAGTCTTAAAGTCAAAAGATAAAGTTATTTATTCTAAGAAAAGGCCAAAGGTAGCTCCTGGAGAGATGGAAAGTATCCAGTTAACCAGCAAAATATTAGATGCTATGGCAGACGGTGAAGATTTAGTAGTTATGCTAGAGAATCAGTAA